The genomic window GACACTGTCTCAGCCATGATCTCGGTGAAATTGTAGTATCGGTGAAGATGCCGGTTACCCGCTGTGGGACGAAAAGACCCTGTGAACCTTTACTATAGCTTAGTATTGACTTTGGATAAGTAATGTGTAGGATAGGTGGGAGACTGTGATCATGCATCGCCAGGTGTATGTGAGTCATTGTTGAAATACCACCCTTTGCTTATTCGAAGCCTAATCCCGAATATTCGGGAGACAGTGCTTGGTGGGTAGTTTGACTGGGGTGGTCGCCTCCAAAAGAGTAACGGAGGCTTCTAAAGGTCTGCTCAGTACGGTTGGTAATCGTGCGTAGCGTGCAATGGCATAAGCAGGCTTGACTGAGAGGCATACAGGCCGATCAGGTAGGAAACTAGAGCATAGTGATCCGGTGGTTCCGCATGGAAGGGCCATCGCTCAAAGGATAAAAGGTACTCCGGGGATAACAGGCTGATCTCCCCCAAGAGCTCATATCGACGGGGGGGTTTGGCACCTCGATGTCGGCTCGTCACATCCTGGGGCTGGAGAAGGTCCCAAGGGTTGGGCTGTTCGCCCATTAAAGTGGCACGCGAGCTGGGTTCAGAACGTCGTGAGACAGTTCGGTCTCTATCTACAGTGGGCGTTAGAAATTTGAGTGGATCTGACTTTAGTACGAGAGGACCGAGTTGGACGAACCGCTGGTGTATCAGTTGTCCCGCCAGGGGCACTGCTGAGTAGCTACGTTCGGAGTGGATAAGCGCTGAAAGCATATAAGCGCGAAACCCACCACAAGATGAGATTTCTTTAAAGGGTCGTGGGAGACTACCACGTCGATAGGCTATAGGTGTAAAGGCAGTAATGCAAGTAGCCAAGTAGTACTAATAACCCATAGGCTTACAGGGCCCGGTAAGTCCCCTTTCTAAAAGAAAGGGGCGGATACTTTGCTTTTAAACAAAGCCCCTTTTTAGTTTTTTATCCCTTCTATTCCCTTCCCTTCGACAAGCTCAGGAACAATAGTATTGAGTAGTGAGATGCTGGTACTTAACCTTGATAAGCTTAAGGTATGGTATATAGATAGTGAGTAAGCTTAATACTTCTCACTTTGTACATCATACTTAATACATCATACTTAATACATCATACTATACTTCCTACTTCACCTCTTCGTTGTCTCTACATCTATATGTTAACCGTATACGAATTCATAATTTTGAATTCTGAATTTAAAATTATAAAAGCTTAAGGTGGTTATAGCATCGGGGCTCACCTCTTACCATTCCGAACAGAGAAGTTAAGCCCGATAGCGCCAATGGTACTACAATCCGTGGGAGAGTAGGTCGCCGCCTTCCTTAACCTCGCTAAAAGCGTGGTTTTACTAAAACCCTTCACATCATTGTGAAGGGTTTTTTGTTTTTAAAACCTAAACTCAAGGCTAACTATTATCCTTAAATACCCGTGGTAGTAGTGGGTAGTGTCCATTTTAGTGTGTCTAGGGTTTTTTAGAAAAAGTTTTCAATCAACTTAATAAACCACGCTTTCCCTACACACAATGTACTTTGTACTTTGTATTTTGTGCAATATGTCCAGCAGTGTTTAGAAGGAATTTCAATCAAATAAATAAACACATTTTCTCGTTATACATAATAATTCGTACTCTTAGCTTTGTACTTCGTATTAACAATATGATGGTAATTCTAAACCACTGCTTCAACGACTAGAGGTGTGTTTAGTTATTAGAATCACCTTTTAAGTGGGTTTATAATAAACTAAAAGACTGCCCGTTAAGGCAGTCTTATCAACAATTTTATCTTGGGGCAACAAAATAAAAATAGTTGGTGTTTATGTATTGATATTAATTTTCTTCAAAAATGGCAAACTGCTGTATGGCACTTTTTGCTAGTTCTTTAGCTCTGTCTACATAAAAGCTTTTCGTATCATCTAAGGTTTCGTTTTGCAGGTCTTCTTCATTTCTTACAAAGGAACCTTCAGTTTTAAAGTTACCTTCTGTGTTTAATACGGAACTTAATTCTTGTAATGCAGTTTCCAATTTCTGTAAGGCTTGTTCAGCTTTTGTTTTGACTAAGGTTTGCTCTTTAAATTCAGCTACCCGTATAGCTTCTAATTCTGCCTGAGCTTTTTGCTGTTCTAGAATTTGAGCTTCTAAAGCTGCTTGCTCTGCCTCTAATTGTATTTTTCTTTGTAATAATTCATTTTCTTTTTCACTTAATTCAGCAATTTCGTTCCCATCTAGTTCATTAGCAGCCAGCATACCATTATCTTTATTTGCACGACAGTTTGTAATTTCTTCCAGAATTTGAGAACCTATCTCTTTGGCTTGTTTGGCGTAGTAACGACTTCTTTCATATGTATCTTGTCTTAAAGCGCTTTCCATATTTGACTTGGCTTCATAGGCAAGTTCATTTGCTACATCACAACCACAATTAGCAGCAAGGTCTTCTACTTTCTGATAAGAATCCACAGCTTTATCGGCATATTCTTGCGTATGAAAAACATTATTAGCACCATGTGCCTTCTTAGAATGTGCATAAGCATAACTAGCCGCAGTCAATGCGTCTTCATAAACATCTTGTGCGTAAATTTGTAAAGAGATAGTAAAAATAGCAATAGCTGTAAAAAGAGTTTTCATTATTTGGGGCTTTTAAATGAACACTACAAGTATACAATATAAAAGTAGTAAAATCCAAAAAATGACGCACTTTATCGATGAAATACGCACTTTATCTTACTAATTATGGAAATACCATAACAAAATGGTCAATAATATACTTAATATAAAGCTTTAATTGGGTGGTTAAATTATATTGATGTATCTTGAACCGCCTATGAAGAAAGTAATTATAGCTGCCGTCAATCAAAATCTTACTAAAGCCATACAATTATTGGATAGTATTACAGATAAGCATTATACAGATGTATCTGTAGGGCCTTATTATTCTAGTATTGGATCTCATATTCGTCATAGCCTGGATTTTTTTAATTGTGTTATTAACGGATTAGATACAAATAATATAGATCTTACTAAAAGAACCCGTGATGAGGCTCTCTCAAAAGATAGGATAGCTGCTAAGAACCATATTTATGCCTTACAGCAAACACTGGTTTCGTATCAATCTGTATCTACTAATTATCTGGTTCACGTAACAGACGACCTGGGACAAGGAAATGTTCAGGTAAACTATACTCTGGAAAGTATATTGGCACATGCTAATAGTCATGCGCTACATCATTTTGCAATTATTGGGTATATTTTACATCAATTAGAAGTTTGTATTGAGATTCCGGGATTTGGTTATAATCCTACTACACCTGAACAAAAGCGAAAAGGAATTTGATTTTCAAAAGGTGAATTTTCTTATTTGACAATTTCGATCTCGAATAATTTATCCCAGTACTTACCGGTAACGTATAATTTGTTTGTATTGCTATTATAAGCAATTCCGTTAAGAACATCCAATTGCGGATGCGCAGTCACTTGATCGCGAAGTCCGGTCAAATTAATTACTGCTTCTAAAGCTCCGTTCTTTGGATTAATAATAGCAATTCCGTCTTTTTGCCAGGTATTTGCATAAATTTTTCCATTCACCCATTCCAATTCATTAAATTTTGTTTTTACACTCTTATTAGTAGTCACCTGAATGTAGTTTTGTTCGGATAAATTTTCTGCATCGAGCAACCAGATTTTTTCAGTACCATCACTTTTATAGATTGTAGTACCATCATTGCAAAGTCCCCAACCTTGTTTACTTTGGTTGTAAGCAAAGCTTCCTGTTCTTTTTAATGTAGGTAAATCATAAATAAAACCTTTTTCAGCAAGCCAGGTTAGCTGATATATTTTCTGATCCATAATGGTAAGGCCTTCGGCGAAATACTGATCTTCGAGTGTTACTTTTTTAATAATCTCACCGGTACTAAAATTAAGTTTTCGTAAGGTAGATTTAGTTTTTTGACCAGTACTCTCATATAAGGTATCATCTTTAAACTCTAATCCCTGTACAAATGCTTCCTGGTCGTGCGGATAGGTATTAATAATCTTATAAGAATAGAGTTTAGGGGCTTTGTCATTTAAAACCGTAATCTTCTTTTCCACTATTTCGCTTTTTCCTTCATAGTATACCGTAGCAAGTAGTGGTTGGTGTCCTAATAGTTCGGTATTAATAGTTTTTTCAAAGTTTTGAGTAGCGGGTAGCGTAGTATTTTGATCATTCCAAAGATAAACAACGGAATCAATTTGTTTATTTTTCGGGTTGTTAACTGAAGCTTTTAGAGCCTCTCCCAGTTGGATTTTAGTTTGTTTTTTATCGATGTCCAAGCTAAAAAATCTTTTTTTTGCTTCGGAGTTACTTCCGCAGGTATAAAATAGAAAGGATAATATTATGAAAGCGAAAGGGTTAACGTAGCGCATAAGTATTATAAATTTTTTGAAAGATATTTATTTTATTCGAACCTTTAAAATCATTGTTTAATATAATCATAGATTGTATATTTGCGCCGGCAAGTCCTACACAACCAGCTCCTGTTGAATCCTCCAGGGCGGGAACGCAGCAAAGGTATATGGTCGTAGCGGTGTGATGTAGGTAGCTTGCCATTTTTTGTACCTGATAGTTAACCAAATGAATCAAAAAGTTGTTTTAATTACAGGAGCTTCTACCGGTATCGGTAAAGCGATTGGTCTTTTTTTACAAGAAAAGGGATACCTTATATACGGAACGAGTAGGAACCCGGAAAAATATAGTTCTCAATCTCAGTTTACATTATTACCATTAGATGTTGCTGACCAGAAAAGTATACAAGATGTGGTTAGTAATATTATACAACAGGAAGGTAGGTTAGATATATTAATTAATAATGCGGGCGCAGGAATTACCGGTCCGCTTGAAGAGATTCCATCTTCTGAGATTTTACAAAATTTCACAACTAATTATTTTGGTCCTATTGATGTGACTAAAGCAGTATTACCCCAGATGCGTACGCAAAAGGAAGGTCTAGTCATACACATTACCTCTATCGCCGGATATATGGGGTTACCTTATCGCGGTATTTATTCCGCAGCAAAAGCGGCTCTTGAGATTACCTCAGAAGCCTGGCGGATGGAATTGAAAGAGTTCAATATCAAAATGACTACAATTGCTCCCGGTGCTTTTGCTACAAATATTGCCGTCGGACGTTATCATGCTCCGCTTCTTGACGATTCACCTTATCTAAAGAATTACGGACGTACCCTGGAGTTGATTAACCAGGATGTGGACGGAGGTCAGGATCCGATTGTGATTGCTAAAGAGGTATATGAGATTATTAAAAAAAATAACCCTAAAGTCCATTATAGGATTGGTGCATTTTTACAAAAGTTTTCTATTACCTTAAAAAAAGTTTTACCAGATACTATTTACGAAAACATGCTTCGGAAACATTTTGAATTATAGATTTTGAGTTCACAAGCAATTCAGTTAATCAGCAGTGACTTGAAAAAGTTATTATTTAATTATTCATGATCTTTAACATGAAGAAATAAAAAATTGACAATTTCTTCTAAAAATTTACGAATTACTTAAAAAGTCTTGTTACAATTTAGTCTAAATTTGCAAAGTCCATTATAAAATAAAGGGCTACTTTTTAAAGGTAACTGGGATGACATCTGCTACTAACTAATTAGAAAACTTAATATTAAGTATAATACCATCTATTAATTTATAATAATCTATGAAATTTTTTATTGATACCGCTAATCTTGATCAAATTAAAGAAGCTCAGGATCTTGGCGTACTTGACGGGGTAACCACCAACCCTTCCTTAATGGCTAAAGAAGGAATAATGGGTAGTGAGAATATAATAAATCATTATAAGAAGATTTGCGAAATCGTAACCGGTGACGTCAGTGCAGAAGTCATTGCAACGGATTATGATGGAATTATAAAAGAAGGTGTAAAACTAGCACAATTGCATGAACAAATTGTGGTAAAAGTGCCTATGATCAAAGAAGGTGTTAAAGCCATAAAATATTTTAGCGATAAGGGGATTAAAACCAACTGTACCTTAGTATTTTCCGCAGGGCAGGCTTTACTGGCAGCAAAGGCAGGTGCTACTTATGTTTCTCCTTTTATTGGTAGGTTAGATGATATTTCTACGGATGGTCTCAATCTTATCGCAGAGATTCGGTTAATTTATGATAACTATAATTTTGCCACCGAAATTCTGGCAGCTTCCGTTCGGCATACGATGCATGTTATAGATTGTGCTAAAATAGGGGCTGATGTCATGACTGGTCCACTATCCTCTATTGAAGGGTTAATCAAGCATCCTTTAACGGACATTGGTTTAGAGAAGTTTCTGGCAGATTATAAAAAAGGAAATTAAAAACTTTTGTTGCGGTAACCGGTACTTATTTTGTTTCGGTTACTGTGTCCGGATAGAGTTCCATTAATTTTTCTTCAAAACTTACGGAGAACAAATTAGCGTTTGGAATTAAGATTTTACCTTGTTGATCTAATAGAATTGCTTTGTTTTTATAATAAACAACTAGGTTTTTAATAGCTTCTTCAGGATTAATAAACTTGTATTCTTTATCCGGATTAAAATTATTTCTTTTGATGGTTTTTAACCAATCTTTCTGTTTTTCAGTATCTATATTTAATCCAATAAAATCAATCTGATTATAAGTTTCAGATAGTGTTTTTACTACACGATGTATTCGGGTAAAATGAGGTTTATCCTGAATAGACCAGAAGTATAAGATTGTATGAGGTGCTTTAAATAAGGAGCTTAAGAGAAGGGTGTCCCTGTTTTTATCGATTATTTCGTGTTCCGGTATCATATTACCCGTACTCAAGTTAAGTATTGCTTCGGATAGTTCGGTTATTTCCTTTCTAAAG from Aquimarina sp. ERC-38 includes these protein-coding regions:
- a CDS encoding glutaminyl-peptide cyclotransferase gives rise to the protein MDIDKKQTKIQLGEALKASVNNPKNKQIDSVVYLWNDQNTTLPATQNFEKTINTELLGHQPLLATVYYEGKSEIVEKKITVLNDKAPKLYSYKIINTYPHDQEAFVQGLEFKDDTLYESTGQKTKSTLRKLNFSTGEIIKKVTLEDQYFAEGLTIMDQKIYQLTWLAEKGFIYDLPTLKRTGSFAYNQSKQGWGLCNDGTTIYKSDGTEKIWLLDAENLSEQNYIQVTTNKSVKTKFNELEWVNGKIYANTWQKDGIAIINPKNGALEAVINLTGLRDQVTAHPQLDVLNGIAYNSNTNKLYVTGKYWDKLFEIEIVK
- the fsa gene encoding fructose-6-phosphate aldolase gives rise to the protein MKFFIDTANLDQIKEAQDLGVLDGVTTNPSLMAKEGIMGSENIINHYKKICEIVTGDVSAEVIATDYDGIIKEGVKLAQLHEQIVVKVPMIKEGVKAIKYFSDKGIKTNCTLVFSAGQALLAAKAGATYVSPFIGRLDDISTDGLNLIAEIRLIYDNYNFATEILAASVRHTMHVIDCAKIGADVMTGPLSSIEGLIKHPLTDIGLEKFLADYKKGN
- a CDS encoding DinB family protein, whose amino-acid sequence is MKKVIIAAVNQNLTKAIQLLDSITDKHYTDVSVGPYYSSIGSHIRHSLDFFNCVINGLDTNNIDLTKRTRDEALSKDRIAAKNHIYALQQTLVSYQSVSTNYLVHVTDDLGQGNVQVNYTLESILAHANSHALHHFAIIGYILHQLEVCIEIPGFGYNPTTPEQKRKGI
- a CDS encoding SDR family oxidoreductase — protein: MNQKVVLITGASTGIGKAIGLFLQEKGYLIYGTSRNPEKYSSQSQFTLLPLDVADQKSIQDVVSNIIQQEGRLDILINNAGAGITGPLEEIPSSEILQNFTTNYFGPIDVTKAVLPQMRTQKEGLVIHITSIAGYMGLPYRGIYSAAKAALEITSEAWRMELKEFNIKMTTIAPGAFATNIAVGRYHAPLLDDSPYLKNYGRTLELINQDVDGGQDPIVIAKEVYEIIKKNNPKVHYRIGAFLQKFSITLKKVLPDTIYENMLRKHFEL